The Rathayibacter caricis DSM 15933 genomic sequence GGGCACGCTCGCCGACGGAGCGACCGAGCTCGGCACGGGCGCCTCGACGCTCGCCGACGGCACCAGCTCGCTGGCCGACGGCATCGACGAGCTGTCGACCGGCGCATCGGCGCTGTCCGACGGAGTGGCGCAGCTGGGTACCGGGGCGACCGACCTGTCGGGCGGAGTGGCGCAGCTCGGCACCGGCGCGTCCGCGCTGTCGGGCGGAGTCGCGCAGCTCGCCACCGGCGCGCGCGACTCGGCGACGGGCGCCGCGCAGCTGGGCACCGGAGCGACCGCGGTCGCCGACGGGCTCGACCAGTTGAGCGCGAGCACCGTCACGATCGGCGAGAGCACCCAGCAGATCGCGCAGCTCTCGGGCGGCGCCGCGCAGTCGACCGCGGGAACCTTCGCGGCGCTGCAGCAGGCCCTCGAGGGCTGCGCCGACCCGCAGTGCCTGGCCGCGAGCGGCATCGTCGCGAACGCCCTCACCGCCGCCGACGGTCCGGTCGCACTGACCGCGACGGCGGCGGGAGCGACGCAGGCGCTCGATGCGGGGATCCGCGTCGGCACCCCCGAGGTGCCCTCACTCGTCGCGGGCACGCAGCAGGCCGCGGGCGGCGCCCGCCAGGTCGCGACCGGGGTGACCTCGCTCTCGACCGGCCTCGGACAGCTCGCCGACGGAGCCGACCAGACCGCCGCCGGAGCGACCCAGCTCTCGACCGGAGCCACGGCCGCCGCGACCGGAGCCGCCCAGCTGGCGACCGGCGCGACCTCGGCCGCCGACGGAGCCGCCGAGCTCGCCACCGGCGCCTCCTCGGCCGCCGACGGAGCCGATCAGCTCGCCGAGGGCGCCGTCGGAGTCTCGGACGGAGCCCTGCAGCTCGCCGACGGCACGCGGACCCTGGCCACCGGCCTGGACTCGGCCGTCGCGCAGCTGCCGACCTACACCGAGGCGGAGTCGCAGAACCTGGCCGACGTGGTCGCGGATCCCGTCGAGAACGCGAGCAGCTCCACGTCGCTGTTCGGGGCGTCCTCGGTGCCGTTCTTCACCACGATCGCCCTCTGGCTCGGCGCGCTGGCGTCGTTCCTGGTGCTCGCCGCGTTCTCGCACCGCGCACTGACCTCGACCCGGTCCTCCGCGGCGCTCGCCCTCTCCTCCTACGCCCCGGCGCTCGGGATCGGGCTCGTGCAGGGCCTCGCCGTCGCGATCGTCATGCAGTTCGTCGCCGATCTCGACGCCGGCTCGTTCGTCGGCTTCGCCCTGCTGTCGATGCTGGTGGGCGCGTCGTTCGCCTCCGTCAACCAGGGCCTCGTCGCGCTGCTGGGCGGAGTGGGGCGCTTCCTCGCGATGCTCGCCGCGGTCATCGGGCTGGGCGCAGGCATCATCTCGACGGTGCCCGGAGTGTTCGAGGACGCCCTCGGGTTCCTGCCGCTGTCGGCCGCGCAGAACGCGCTGTCGGGCGTGGTGGAGAGCACCGGAGGCGTCGGCGGCGCGGTCGTCGGCCTCGTGCTCTGGCTGCTGTTCGGCCTGCTGCTGACGGTCGCGGCGATCGCCCGCCACCGCGTCACCTCGGTGCGTGCCCTGGGCCGCCCCGCGGAGGCGTAGGCCGGGCGGGCTCGACGTACGATCTGCAGGGGATCCGCGGGGGAACGCGCTTCCCCCCGCGTCGCAGGACGCGGATCCGCCCTCATCACCTGCAGATCGTACGAGCACCACTCCGGAGGCGCGCCCTCCCGGTCACTCCTCGTACCATCTGCAGGCATCCCGCCCGGGAACGCGCATCCCCCCGCACGACCAGCAGGCATCGGAGCCGGATCCCCTGCAGATCGCACGAACACCTGCAGATCGCACGAGGACCGCTTCGGAGGCGGCACGCAGCCGAGCAGCCCTCGTACCGTCTGCAGGCATTCCGCCCGGGAACGCGCTTCCCTCCACATCGCAGGACGCGGATCAGCCCGGATCCCCTGCAGATCGCACGAACACCTGCAGATCTCACGAGCACCTGCAGATCGCGCAGGCGGCGCTCAGGGACTCAGGCCTCCGCGCCGTTCGCGATCTGCTCGTGGTGGTGGATGACCTCGGCGACGATGAAGCCCAGGAACTTCTCGGCGAACGCCGGATCCAGGTGCGACTCCTCCGCCAGCGACCGCAGCCGCGCGATCTGGCGCGCCTCGCGGTCGAGGTCGGCGGCCGGAAGTCCGTGCGCCGCCTTCAGCCGCCCGACCTTCTGCGTGAACTTGAAGCGCTCCGCGAGCAGGTGGATCAGGGCGGCGTCGATGTTGTCGATGCTCTGCCGGATCTGCTCGAGCTCGGCCCGGGCCTCCGACTCCTCGAGCGACGGGTTCTCGGTCATGCGTCCGACCCTAACGGACCCCGTCGACGACGAAGGCCCCCGCTCCGCGAGGAGCAGGGGCCGTCGAAGGGCGCGTCGTCAGGAGACGATCGTCAGCTCCACGGGGATGTTCCCGCGGGTCGCGTTCGAGTACGGGCACAGCGTGTGCGCCTTCTCGGCGACCTGCTGCGCCTGCTCCGGGCTCGCGTTCGGAACGTGGATGTCGAGTTCGACCGCGAGGCCGAATCCGCCGTCGTCGTTCTTGCCGATCGAGACGCTCGCCGACACGGCCGCATCGGTCGTGTCGATCTTCAGCTCCCGGCCGGCGCCGTGCAGGGCGCCGAGGAAGCAGGCGGAGTAGCCGGCCGCGAACAGCTGCTCGGGGTTGGTGCCGTCCCCGGAGCCGCCGAGCTCCTGGGGCGGGCGGGTGTCGAGGTCGAGGCGGTCGTCCTCGGTGCGGACGTGACCGTCGCGTCCTCCACCGGAGGCGTGGGCGATAGCGGTGTAGAGAGCTTCCATCCCCCCATCACACCACTCGTCGCCCGTGTGCGAGGTGAACGCCGGATGCACGTCCTCCCAGTGCGCGCTGCCCGCGGCCCGAGAATCCCCGGCAGGCCGAGTATCCGCCGACGATCCCGGCGCCACGGCGTCAACCCCCTGACAGCCCCTCCCCGCTCGGTGTGGCCTGGAGGGGCACGACCGGCGAGCGCCGGTCAGAACGGAGCAAGCATGCGCGCACTCACGTGGCAGGGCGTCGAGAAGGTCTCGGTCGAGACCGTCCCCGACCCCCGCATCCAGCAGCCCACGGACGCGATCGTCCGCATCACATCGACCGCGATCTGCGGATCGGACCTGCACCTGTACCGCCTCCTCGGGCCGTACCTCGACAAGGGCGACATCCTCGGCCACGAGCCGATGGGCGTCGTCGAGGAGGTGGGCGCCGGAGTGACCTCGCTGTCGGTCGGCGATCGCGTCGTCGTCCCCTTCAACATCGCCTGCGGCGAGTGCTTCATGTGCCGTCGCGGACTGCAGTCGCAGTGCGAGACGACGCAGGTCACCGAGTACCAGTCGGGCGCCGCGCTCTTCGGCTACACGAAGATGTACGGCCAGGTCCCGG encodes the following:
- a CDS encoding YhgE/Pip domain-containing protein, with the protein product MALFSLERPRGAKKVSWFTLLGIVLVPLAIGGLLVWALWDPTQRLDQVTAAVVNEDTPVDLNGQTVPLGRQLAAGLVTGGTEESTPAPSASATPAPNVSGSDSTSNFTWVLTDKDDAAEGLADGSYATVVTIPSNFSAAATSYAGDAAAATKATIDIATSDKAKLVDDAISATVTSTATSLLNTQLTTAYLENVYVGFNTLNEQIGQAAEGAGTLADGATELGTGASTLADGTSSLADGIDELSTGASALSDGVAQLGTGATDLSGGVAQLGTGASALSGGVAQLATGARDSATGAAQLGTGATAVADGLDQLSASTVTIGESTQQIAQLSGGAAQSTAGTFAALQQALEGCADPQCLAASGIVANALTAADGPVALTATAAGATQALDAGIRVGTPEVPSLVAGTQQAAGGARQVATGVTSLSTGLGQLADGADQTAAGATQLSTGATAAATGAAQLATGATSAADGAAELATGASSAADGADQLAEGAVGVSDGALQLADGTRTLATGLDSAVAQLPTYTEAESQNLADVVADPVENASSSTSLFGASSVPFFTTIALWLGALASFLVLAAFSHRALTSTRSSAALALSSYAPALGIGLVQGLAVAIVMQFVADLDAGSFVGFALLSMLVGASFASVNQGLVALLGGVGRFLAMLAAVIGLGAGIISTVPGVFEDALGFLPLSAAQNALSGVVESTGGVGGAVVGLVLWLLFGLLLTVAAIARHRVTSVRALGRPAEA
- a CDS encoding organic hydroperoxide resistance protein; translated protein: MEALYTAIAHASGGGRDGHVRTEDDRLDLDTRPPQELGGSGDGTNPEQLFAAGYSACFLGALHGAGRELKIDTTDAAVSASVSIGKNDDGGFGLAVELDIHVPNASPEQAQQVAEKAHTLCPYSNATRGNIPVELTIVS
- a CDS encoding chorismate mutase is translated as MTENPSLEESEARAELEQIRQSIDNIDAALIHLLAERFKFTQKVGRLKAAHGLPAADLDREARQIARLRSLAEESHLDPAFAEKFLGFIVAEVIHHHEQIANGAEA